The following are from one region of the Haliaeetus albicilla chromosome 24, bHalAlb1.1, whole genome shotgun sequence genome:
- the LOC138690815 gene encoding uncharacterized protein, which produces MRCRGACGLVPPRSLLRPGEETPLPRHARGVGRRSARKARNCSAGTAQVRSSVAAAPSAAAALWTTCGTANRRSRAGSGPSGAPSAAGACAVPGSSVAARRARVSAAAGERRDCRGHAVSAVVRSSPGMPLTAAASGLRGLSLPGLPLLAAWEHRGTGGALTGCGRELLKLERPQKGN; this is translated from the exons ATGCGATGCCGCGGTGCCTGCGGGCTGGTGCCACCGCGCTCGCTGCTGCGTCCCGGTGAGGAAACGCCGCTGCCGCGCCACGCGCGCGGTGTCGGCCGGCGCTCGGCGCGCAAAGCACGGAACTGCAGCGCCGGCACCGCACAGGTCCGCAGCAGCGTCGCCGCCgccccctctgctgctgccgccTTGTGGACAACGTGCGGTACTGCAAACCGGCGTTCGCGCGCCGGCTCTGGCCCCTCCGGCGCGCCGTCGGCGgccggcgcatgcgcggtcccCGGGAGCAGCGTGGCGGCGCGCAGGGCGCGGGTCtcggcggcagcgggcgagcgccgggactgcag aggccacgctgtgagtgcggttgtccgttcgtccccggggatgccgttgactgcagcagcctcaggcttgcgtgggctgtctctgcctggcctccctctcctcgcggcgtgggagcacagagggacaggcggagcgcttactggctgtggacgggagctgctgaagctggagaggccacagaaag